The proteins below come from a single Mucilaginibacter mali genomic window:
- a CDS encoding GNAT family N-acetyltransferase: MSLNLETERLTMRPFEVQDAPGMFELYQDADVQRFTGDIAFKSIEDAEAFIKGYDQYERYQMGRLSVFLKSTGEYIGWCGLKYLVDSGEVDLGYRLIKRYRGYGYTTEAAKASLDYGFKVLGLEKIIGKAMVDNAPSINVFKKLGLTYSQNDDCGCHPGVVYVITKEDWINNNLSLRGA, from the coding sequence ATGTCACTAAACCTGGAAACCGAAAGACTGACCATGCGCCCATTTGAAGTGCAGGACGCGCCTGGTATGTTTGAATTATACCAGGATGCCGATGTGCAGCGCTTCACCGGCGATATAGCTTTCAAGAGTATTGAAGATGCGGAAGCGTTCATCAAAGGGTATGATCAGTACGAGCGATACCAAATGGGGCGACTGAGTGTATTCCTTAAGTCCACCGGCGAGTACATTGGCTGGTGTGGCTTAAAGTATTTGGTGGATAGCGGCGAAGTTGATCTTGGTTACCGCCTGATCAAACGTTATCGGGGATATGGCTATACCACCGAGGCCGCGAAAGCAAGTTTAGATTACGGCTTCAAGGTTTTAGGGTTGGAAAAGATAATTGGCAAGGCCATGGTGGATAATGCGCCATCTATCAATGTGTTTAAAAAGTTAGGTTTAACATATTCGCAAAACGACGATTGCGGTTGCCACCCGGGCGTTGTCTATGTGA
- the hisF gene encoding imidazole glycerol phosphate synthase subunit HisF codes for MLAKRIIPCLDVKDGRTVKGVNFVDLRDAGDPVELAWNYSQQGADELVFLDITATHERRKTMIDLVKAVARQINIPFTIGGGINEIADAEALLNAGADKISINSAAVRTPALINELARAFGVQFVVVAVDTRFDGTNNIVHLNGGRIPTEKETLNWILEAESRGAGEILLTSMDHDGTKAGFDNGLLKTVNDAVHVPVIASGGAGSVAHFVDVFEKTNVDAALAASVFHYGEILIPDLKQELRGRNIEVR; via the coding sequence ATGCTTGCAAAAAGAATCATCCCCTGCCTCGACGTTAAAGACGGCCGCACGGTAAAAGGCGTAAACTTTGTTGACCTGCGCGATGCCGGCGACCCGGTAGAACTGGCATGGAACTACTCGCAGCAGGGTGCCGACGAACTGGTGTTCCTTGATATTACCGCCACGCACGAGCGCCGCAAGACCATGATAGACCTGGTTAAAGCCGTAGCAAGGCAGATCAATATCCCATTCACTATAGGTGGCGGTATAAATGAAATAGCCGACGCTGAAGCGCTTTTAAATGCCGGGGCAGATAAGATATCCATTAACTCGGCCGCGGTGCGTACACCGGCTTTAATTAATGAATTAGCCCGTGCTTTTGGTGTGCAGTTCGTAGTGGTGGCAGTAGATACCCGTTTTGATGGCACGAATAACATCGTACACCTTAACGGCGGCCGCATCCCCACTGAAAAAGAAACACTGAACTGGATACTGGAAGCCGAAAGCCGTGGCGCGGGGGAGATATTGCTCACATCTATGGATCATGATGGCACCAAGGCTGGTTTTGATAACGGCCTGCTGAAAACCGTTAACGATGCGGTGCATGTCCCGGTCATCGCCTCGGGCGGGGCCGGTTCGGTAGCGCATTTTGTGGATGTTTTTGAAAAGACCAATGTAGATGCGGCATTGGCGGCATCGGTATTTCACTATGGCGAGATATTGATACCCGACCTGAAGCAGGAGTTGAGAGGTAGAAATATAGAGGTTAGATAG
- a CDS encoding 1-(5-phosphoribosyl)-5-[(5-phosphoribosylamino)methylideneamino]imidazole-4-carboxamide isomerase gives MYIIPAIDILDKKVVRLREGDYSQVTNYDVSLEEMIEKYQSNGTNFIHVIDLNGAKNDFSNQEYLFNVIRKTDMKVQYGGGIRSIDKVKELIEAGIHRVIVGTQAITNPSFLTDLSKAICGKDKCSDQVVIAIDVLDEVIKYSGWMESSPIKLMDYVDKCLSLGFFRFLCTDINKDGKLGGAGVDLYKKLLDHSPFIKLIASGGVSSLEDIEQLSQIKVESCVVGKAIYEGRISIEEIQNWNLKSLISI, from the coding sequence ATGTACATTATTCCCGCTATAGATATTTTAGATAAAAAGGTAGTGCGCCTGCGCGAAGGCGACTATAGCCAGGTAACCAATTACGATGTAAGCCTGGAAGAAATGATAGAGAAGTACCAGAGCAATGGTACCAACTTCATCCACGTGATAGACCTTAACGGCGCAAAGAACGATTTCAGCAATCAGGAATACCTGTTCAATGTGATCCGCAAAACCGATATGAAGGTGCAATACGGCGGCGGCATCCGCAGTATCGATAAAGTGAAAGAGCTGATAGAGGCCGGCATTCACCGCGTTATTGTGGGTACCCAGGCCATCACCAACCCATCTTTTTTAACCGACCTGAGCAAGGCCATCTGCGGTAAAGACAAATGTTCGGACCAGGTAGTGATCGCTATCGACGTGCTGGACGAAGTGATCAAATACTCGGGCTGGATGGAAAGCTCGCCCATTAAACTGATGGATTATGTTGACAAGTGCCTTTCACTGGGTTTCTTCCGCTTCCTGTGTACCGATATCAATAAAGACGGCAAACTGGGCGGCGCGGGTGTAGATCTGTACAAAAAACTACTGGACCACTCCCCTTTCATCAAGTTGATCGCATCAGGCGGTGTATCGTCGCTGGAAGACATCGAACAACTGAGCCAGATCAAGGTAGAATCGTGCGTGGTAGGTAAAGCCATTTACGAAGGGCGCATCAGTATCGAAGAGATACAGAACTGGAATTTGAAATCGTTGATAAGTATATAA
- the hisH gene encoding imidazole glycerol phosphate synthase subunit HisH: MIGIVQYGAGNIFSLCSALDRLGISYGMIEKPADFDLYDRYIIPGVGHAGAAMAKLEQTGLVAYIQKLQKPTLGICVGMQLLTAHSEEGDASLLNIIPVKTMRFADSAEYKVPHTGWNRVHSERDNPLFQNIPADTHFYFVHSYFIEYNEAYTLASTEYSLKFSASIWRDNFYGVQFHPEKSGIYGETLLTNFSKI, encoded by the coding sequence ATGATAGGTATAGTCCAATACGGCGCAGGTAATATTTTCTCTTTATGTTCAGCTTTAGATAGGCTGGGCATCAGTTATGGAATGATAGAAAAACCTGCCGATTTTGACCTTTATGACCGTTACATCATCCCGGGTGTGGGTCATGCAGGTGCGGCCATGGCTAAATTAGAACAGACGGGGCTGGTGGCATACATACAAAAGTTGCAGAAACCCACACTGGGTATCTGCGTGGGCATGCAATTGCTAACTGCGCACTCCGAAGAGGGCGATGCCAGCCTGCTGAATATTATCCCGGTGAAGACCATGCGTTTTGCCGATAGTGCCGAATATAAGGTTCCGCACACGGGCTGGAACCGGGTTCACAGCGAGCGTGATAACCCGCTTTTCCAAAATATTCCGGCCGATACCCACTTTTACTTTGTACATTCATACTTTATTGAGTACAACGAAGCATACACTTTAGCCTCAACTGAATACAGTTTAAAATTTTCGGCATCAATTTGGCGGGATAATTTTTATGGGGTACAATTTCATCCCGAGAAATCGGGCATATACGGGGAGACCCTCTTAACTAACTTTTCAAAGATCTGA
- the hisB gene encoding bifunctional histidinol-phosphatase/imidazoleglycerol-phosphate dehydratase HisB — translation MNNLKRILFIDRDGTLITEPADEQIDSFAKLEFYPKALQYLPKIAAELDFELVMVTNQDGLGTAVYPEDTFWPVQNFVLKTFANEGVHFSNVIVDRTFAKDNAPTRKPGTALLTQYFDTEKYDLKNSYTIGDRKNDVLLGRNLGAKAIWLNNNSNLGGQEFDDKAFAEEVSGTIALQTTDWQQIYEFLKVGERVAAHRRTTKETDIDIRVNLDGKGEAKISTGLHFFDHMLDQIARHGSIDLDITAKGDLHIDEHHTIEDTGIALGELFAKALGDKRGIERYGFCLPMDDCLAQVAIDFGGRNWIVWDAEFKREKVGEMPTEMFYHFFKSFSDAAKCNLNIKAEGQNEHHKIEAIFKAFAKAIKMAVKRDVNNMVLPSTKGVL, via the coding sequence ATGAATAATTTAAAACGCATCCTTTTCATCGACCGTGATGGCACCTTGATCACCGAGCCTGCCGATGAACAGATCGACTCGTTCGCCAAGCTGGAGTTTTACCCTAAGGCACTGCAATACCTCCCCAAGATAGCCGCCGAACTGGACTTTGAACTGGTGATGGTGACCAACCAGGATGGCCTGGGCACGGCCGTGTACCCCGAGGATACTTTCTGGCCGGTACAGAACTTTGTACTAAAGACTTTTGCTAACGAGGGGGTGCATTTCAGCAATGTGATTGTCGACCGCACTTTTGCTAAAGACAACGCCCCTACCCGCAAGCCGGGGACTGCCCTATTGACCCAATACTTCGATACCGAAAAGTACGACTTGAAGAACTCGTACACTATTGGCGACCGCAAAAACGATGTGTTACTGGGCAGGAATTTAGGCGCTAAGGCCATTTGGCTAAATAATAACAGTAATTTAGGCGGGCAGGAGTTTGACGATAAGGCCTTTGCCGAAGAAGTAAGCGGCACTATTGCCCTGCAAACTACCGATTGGCAGCAGATATACGAGTTTTTAAAAGTGGGCGAACGCGTGGCCGCCCATCGCCGTACTACTAAGGAAACAGACATTGATATCCGCGTTAACCTTGATGGCAAAGGCGAGGCGAAGATCAGTACCGGTCTGCATTTCTTTGATCATATGCTTGATCAGATCGCCCGCCATGGTAGCATCGATTTGGACATTACCGCCAAAGGCGACCTGCATATCGACGAGCACCACACCATTGAAGATACTGGCATTGCCCTGGGCGAATTATTTGCCAAAGCACTGGGCGATAAACGCGGCATAGAACGCTATGGCTTCTGCCTGCCTATGGACGATTGCCTGGCGCAGGTAGCTATCGACTTTGGCGGCCGCAACTGGATAGTCTGGGATGCCGAATTTAAACGCGAAAAGGTAGGCGAAATGCCAACGGAGATGTTCTACCATTTCTTTAAATCGTTCAGCGATGCCGCTAAGTGCAACCTCAATATCAAAGCCGAGGGGCAGAACGAGCACCACAAGATAGAAGCGATATTTAAAGCCTTTGCCAAAGCCATTAAAATGGCCGTAAAGCGCGATGTGAACAATATGGTTTTACCGAGTACTAAAGGGGTTTTATAA
- the hisC gene encoding histidinol-phosphate transaminase, producing the protein MFDINKILRPNIKNLTPYSSARDEFKGEASVYLDANENAYGSPLGTNYNRYPDPLQYAVKKRLSEIKGVPPRNIFLGNGSDEAIDILYRSFCNPGVDNVIIVPPTYGMYEVSANINDVALRRVPLTEDYQLDVDAIAGNIDEHTKIIWICSPNNPTGNSMERADVETLLANFSGLVVVDEAYINFSRQKSFIQELTEYSNLVVMQTLSKAWGLAGLRVGMAFASEEIIEVMNKVKPPYNMNEASQALALEALQNVTQVNDWIKETLTERDKLVLQLAKFNFVLDIYPSDANFILVKTTDANGIYNYLVQNGIIVRNRTKVELCEGALRITVGTPDENVKLIETLSKYE; encoded by the coding sequence ATGTTCGACATTAACAAAATACTAAGACCCAATATCAAAAACCTTACCCCCTACTCTTCCGCACGGGACGAGTTTAAGGGCGAGGCCAGCGTTTATTTAGATGCCAATGAGAATGCTTACGGTTCGCCGTTGGGCACCAACTATAACCGCTACCCCGATCCGCTGCAGTACGCCGTTAAAAAGCGCCTCAGCGAGATAAAAGGCGTGCCACCCCGCAATATCTTTTTAGGCAACGGCAGCGACGAGGCCATTGATATCCTGTACCGCAGCTTCTGCAACCCGGGGGTAGATAACGTGATCATCGTTCCGCCTACTTATGGCATGTACGAGGTATCGGCCAATATCAACGATGTGGCCCTGCGCCGCGTGCCGCTTACTGAAGACTACCAGCTGGATGTGGATGCCATTGCAGGTAACATTGATGAACATACCAAGATCATCTGGATATGCTCTCCCAATAACCCTACCGGCAACTCGATGGAACGTGCCGATGTGGAGACCCTGCTGGCCAATTTCAGCGGACTGGTAGTGGTAGATGAGGCCTATATTAACTTCAGCCGCCAGAAAAGCTTTATACAGGAACTGACCGAATACAGCAACCTGGTGGTGATGCAAACCTTGTCGAAAGCATGGGGCCTGGCGGGCTTGCGTGTAGGCATGGCTTTCGCCAGCGAAGAGATCATAGAAGTGATGAACAAGGTAAAGCCACCTTACAATATGAACGAGGCATCGCAGGCATTAGCACTTGAAGCATTGCAAAATGTAACACAGGTAAACGATTGGATAAAAGAGACTTTAACTGAGCGGGACAAGTTAGTATTACAACTGGCCAAATTTAATTTTGTGCTGGATATCTACCCATCCGACGCTAATTTTATCCTGGTAAAAACAACCGATGCCAATGGAATTTACAACTACCTGGTGCAAAACGGCATTATTGTACGCAACCGCACCAAGGTAGAACTTTGCGAGGGCGCGCTTCGCATTACTGTGGGTACACCGGATGAGAATGTTAAACTGATAGAGACTTTATCAAAATATGAATAA
- the hisD gene encoding histidinol dehydrogenase, which produces MKVYNYSDLNKQDIERLVQRNVDPANEIRAVVEEVIANVREYGDDALIGYAKKFDKVDLDKLYLDKDELAELATTLSDDQKSALQTAYNNIYKFHQTQVKAEDRVETMPGVSCWREARPIEKVGLYIPGGSAVLPSTFLMLGIPARIAGCHEIVVCSPPQKNGKVNAFIAYVAGLLGVERIYLAGGAQAIAAMAYGTKSISKVDKIFGPGNQFVTKAKTIIQSTTTTAIDMPAGPSEVLVIADETANSAYIAADLLAQAEHGIDSQSILVSTSSKILTDAIAEVELQLGVLPRAEIARQAIDNSYAVLVNDLNEAITFSNTYAPEHLILATEYWQQITGSIINAGSVFLGNLTPESAGDYASGTNHTLPTSAYARAYSGVSVDSFVKKITFQHITPEGIQNIGPAVEILAEMEGLHAHKNAVSVRLNDNQ; this is translated from the coding sequence ATGAAAGTTTATAATTATTCCGATCTAAATAAGCAAGACATCGAGCGGTTAGTGCAGCGCAATGTTGACCCGGCGAACGAGATACGTGCCGTGGTGGAAGAAGTGATAGCCAACGTACGCGAGTATGGCGATGATGCTTTAATAGGCTACGCCAAAAAATTTGACAAGGTAGACCTGGACAAGTTGTACCTGGATAAAGACGAACTGGCCGAGCTGGCCACTACGCTATCCGACGACCAAAAGTCGGCACTGCAAACGGCCTATAACAACATTTACAAATTTCACCAAACGCAGGTTAAGGCCGAGGACAGGGTAGAGACCATGCCCGGCGTTAGCTGCTGGCGCGAGGCGCGGCCGATAGAAAAAGTGGGGCTGTACATCCCGGGCGGTTCGGCGGTTTTGCCGAGCACTTTCTTAATGTTGGGCATCCCCGCCCGCATTGCCGGCTGCCACGAAATTGTTGTTTGTTCGCCACCGCAGAAGAACGGAAAAGTGAACGCTTTCATCGCCTACGTGGCCGGTCTGCTGGGGGTGGAACGCATCTATTTAGCGGGCGGCGCGCAGGCCATTGCGGCCATGGCGTATGGCACAAAAAGCATTTCTAAGGTCGACAAGATCTTCGGCCCGGGCAACCAATTTGTCACCAAGGCCAAGACCATCATCCAGTCGACAACTACCACCGCCATCGACATGCCGGCGGGTCCGTCGGAGGTTTTAGTAATCGCCGATGAGACTGCCAATTCGGCATACATTGCCGCCGACCTTTTAGCGCAGGCAGAACATGGTATTGATTCTCAATCAATTTTGGTTTCTACATCAAGTAAAATTTTAACTGATGCGATAGCTGAAGTAGAACTACAACTGGGTGTACTGCCACGTGCCGAGATAGCACGGCAGGCCATCGATAACTCGTACGCCGTACTGGTAAATGACCTAAACGAGGCCATAACTTTTAGTAATACCTACGCTCCGGAGCACCTCATACTGGCTACCGAGTACTGGCAACAGATCACCGGAAGCATTATTAACGCAGGCTCGGTATTCCTGGGTAACCTTACGCCCGAAAGCGCGGGCGACTATGCATCGGGCACCAACCATACCCTGCCCACCAGCGCCTATGCGCGGGCCTATTCGGGGGTATCGGTTGATTCGTTTGTGAAAAAGATCACCTTCCAGCATATCACGCCCGAGGGCATACAGAACATCGGCCCGGCGGTAGAGATACTGGCGGAGATGGAGGGTTTGCATGCGCATAAAAATGCGGTGAGTGTGCGGTTGAATGATAATCAATAG
- the hisG gene encoding ATP phosphoribosyltransferase, with product MKTLKIAIQKSGRLNEKSVELLKNCGLNFENYKSSLIAPVSNFPLEILFLRDDDIPEYVQDGIADLGIVGENVIEETEVQVKYLQELGFGKCSLKLAITNNSEITDLSGLNGKSIATSYPVILGKFLQKNGISSDIRTISGSVEIAPGLGLSDAICDIVSTGGTLKSNGLKPFADVMSSQAILIGREGIEQDDLVQELIQRIQSVLDAKDKKYVVMNAPKDSLPGILELLPGIKSPSVVPLAEEGWVAVHTVIEERDFWTKISQLRKLGAQGILVMPIEKICGRP from the coding sequence TTGAAAACACTTAAAATAGCGATCCAAAAATCGGGTCGGCTCAACGAAAAGTCTGTTGAACTGCTAAAAAATTGCGGCTTAAATTTCGAAAACTACAAAAGCTCGCTGATAGCACCAGTTTCTAATTTCCCGCTGGAAATTCTTTTTCTGCGCGATGATGATATCCCCGAATATGTTCAGGATGGTATTGCCGACCTGGGTATAGTTGGCGAGAATGTAATAGAGGAAACCGAAGTACAGGTAAAATACCTGCAAGAACTTGGTTTTGGCAAATGCTCGCTGAAATTAGCCATCACCAATAACTCCGAGATCACCGACCTGTCTGGCCTTAATGGCAAATCAATTGCTACCTCGTATCCCGTAATTTTGGGTAAATTTTTACAAAAGAACGGGATTTCATCAGATATCCGCACCATATCTGGTTCGGTAGAGATTGCGCCGGGCCTGGGTTTAAGCGATGCGATATGTGATATCGTATCTACCGGTGGCACGCTGAAAAGCAACGGCCTTAAACCTTTTGCCGATGTAATGTCGAGCCAGGCTATCCTGATTGGCCGGGAAGGCATAGAGCAAGACGACCTGGTGCAGGAACTGATCCAACGCATCCAATCGGTATTAGACGCTAAGGACAAAAAATACGTGGTGATGAACGCGCCGAAGGATAGCCTGCCGGGCATACTGGAACTGCTGCCGGGGATAAAAAGCCCGTCGGTAGTGCCGCTGGCCGAAGAGGGCTGGGTGGCCGTGCACACGGTAATAGAGGAACGCGACTTTTGGACCAAGATAAGCCAATTAAGGAAACTTGGTGCGCAGGGCATACTGGTGATGCCGATAGAGAAAATATGTGGCAGGCCGTAA
- the mutS gene encoding DNA mismatch repair protein MutS, producing the protein MAKSDTKETPLMQQYNQIKVKYPGALLLFRVGDFYETFGEDAVKASGILGIVLTKRANGAATHIELAGFPHHSLETYLPKLVRAGQRVAICDQLEDPKTTKTIVKRGVTELVTPGVAISDNILQQKSNNYLASLYFEKNTIGIAFIDISTGEFLTAQGNSDYIDKLLQGFNPSEIIYPKTRNKDFKDLYGDRFYTYMLDEWPYSGDYPQETLLKHFGVKSLKGFGIDKLNLGIVAAGVALHYLNETEHRNLQHISSISRLEEDRYLWLDRFSIRNLELVGSHNENAMTLVDVLDNTCSPMGARMLRRWIVMPLKEIKPINDRLGVVEYLIAYDELREELQQHIRQIGDLERLISKIGLQRANPREVCQLKKALKAIEQIKIIAEGTESAPLKSIGSQLNPCSFISERIEKELHPEPPIMLAKGGVMAEGINEELDRLRKIAFGGKGYLLEIQKREAEATGIPSLKVAFNNVFGYYLEVTHSHRDKVPAEWIRKQTLVNAERYITPELKEYEDQILGAEEKILALETKLYNDLLYSLAEYIKPIQLNANLVARLDVLLNFAHIAIKNYYVKPQLNEGRVIDIKGGRHPVIEKNLPLGESYITNDVFLDSEGQQIIIITGPNMAGKSALLRQTGLIVLMAQMGCFVPAKETSIGLVDKIFTRVGASDNLSSGESTFMVEMNETASILNNLSDRSLILLDEIGRGTSTYDGISIAWAIAEYLHNHPNYKAKTLFATHYHELNELSNTFPRIKNFNVTVKEVGHQIIFLRKLVPGGSEHSFGIHVAKLAGMPGKVLSRANEILKKLENERTGGESIKESMKKVQKQALQLQMFSIDDPILVKIRDTLNNLDVNTLTPVEAMMKLDEIQRMIKS; encoded by the coding sequence TTGGCTAAGAGCGATACCAAGGAAACGCCGTTAATGCAGCAGTATAACCAGATCAAGGTGAAGTACCCCGGTGCTTTGCTGCTGTTTCGCGTGGGCGATTTTTACGAGACCTTTGGCGAGGATGCCGTTAAGGCATCGGGTATTTTGGGTATCGTACTAACCAAAAGGGCCAATGGCGCGGCTACGCACATCGAGTTGGCCGGTTTCCCTCACCATTCGCTGGAAACGTATTTGCCCAAACTGGTACGCGCGGGACAAAGGGTAGCCATCTGCGATCAGCTGGAAGACCCAAAGACCACCAAGACCATCGTTAAGCGTGGTGTTACCGAACTGGTTACCCCCGGTGTGGCCATCAGCGATAATATCCTGCAACAAAAAAGCAATAACTACCTTGCATCGCTGTATTTCGAGAAGAATACCATCGGCATTGCCTTTATAGATATCTCTACCGGCGAGTTCCTGACCGCACAAGGCAATAGCGATTATATCGATAAGCTGCTGCAGGGCTTCAACCCCAGCGAGATCATTTATCCCAAAACCCGTAACAAGGATTTTAAAGACCTTTACGGCGACCGCTTTTATACCTACATGCTGGATGAATGGCCTTACAGCGGCGATTATCCGCAGGAGACGCTGTTGAAGCATTTCGGGGTAAAATCGCTTAAAGGTTTCGGTATCGATAAACTGAATTTGGGCATTGTGGCCGCCGGTGTGGCGCTGCACTACCTCAACGAGACCGAACACCGCAACCTGCAGCATATCTCGTCCATCAGCAGGCTGGAAGAAGACCGTTACCTGTGGCTGGATAGGTTCAGCATCCGCAACCTTGAACTGGTAGGTTCGCACAACGAGAATGCCATGACACTGGTAGATGTGCTGGATAATACCTGCTCGCCCATGGGTGCCCGTATGCTGCGCCGCTGGATAGTGATGCCGCTAAAGGAAATTAAGCCAATAAACGACCGCCTTGGTGTGGTAGAATACCTGATCGCTTATGATGAACTGCGCGAAGAATTGCAGCAACACATCCGCCAGATAGGCGACCTGGAAAGACTGATCAGTAAGATAGGCCTGCAACGCGCCAACCCGCGCGAGGTTTGTCAGCTGAAAAAAGCCCTGAAAGCCATTGAGCAGATAAAGATAATCGCCGAGGGGACGGAAAGCGCACCGCTAAAGTCGATAGGCAGCCAGTTGAACCCTTGCAGCTTTATCAGCGAACGCATAGAAAAAGAACTTCACCCCGAGCCGCCAATTATGCTGGCCAAAGGCGGGGTAATGGCCGAGGGTATTAACGAGGAGTTAGACCGCCTGCGCAAGATCGCTTTTGGCGGTAAGGGTTATTTACTGGAGATACAAAAGCGCGAGGCCGAAGCTACGGGAATCCCATCGCTTAAAGTGGCTTTTAATAACGTGTTCGGGTATTATTTGGAAGTGACGCATAGTCACCGCGACAAAGTGCCTGCCGAATGGATACGCAAGCAAACGCTGGTGAACGCTGAACGCTACATCACCCCCGAACTGAAGGAATACGAAGACCAGATATTGGGTGCCGAAGAAAAGATCCTGGCGCTGGAGACCAAGTTGTATAACGACCTGCTTTACTCGCTGGCCGAATATATTAAACCTATACAACTTAACGCCAATTTGGTGGCTCGATTGGATGTGCTGCTCAACTTCGCGCATATCGCTATAAAAAATTATTACGTTAAGCCCCAACTGAACGAGGGCCGCGTGATCGATATTAAAGGCGGCCGCCACCCGGTTATAGAGAAGAACCTGCCGCTAGGCGAATCGTACATTACCAATGATGTTTTCCTTGATTCGGAAGGACAGCAGATCATTATCATTACCGGTCCTAACATGGCGGGTAAATCGGCACTATTAAGGCAAACAGGCCTCATTGTGCTGATGGCGCAGATGGGCTGTTTTGTGCCAGCTAAAGAAACATCGATAGGTTTGGTGGATAAGATATTTACCAGGGTAGGGGCATCGGATAACCTGTCATCAGGCGAATCGACCTTTATGGTGGAGATGAACGAGACGGCCAGCATCCTCAATAACCTGTCCGACCGCAGCCTGATCCTGCTGGACGAGATCGGTCGCGGTACATCAACTTACGATGGTATCTCTATAGCCTGGGCCATTGCCGAGTACCTGCACAACCACCCTAACTATAAGGCTAAAACGCTGTTCGCTACGCACTACCACGAATTGAACGAATTGAGCAATACCTTCCCGCGTATTAAGAACTTTAATGTGACGGTGAAAGAGGTAGGCCACCAGATCATCTTCCTGCGCAAGCTGGTACCCGGCGGTAGCGAACACAGTTTTGGTATCCACGTGGCCAAACTGGCCGGTATGCCGGGTAAAGTGCTTAGTCGCGCCAACGAGATACTAAAGAAACTGGAGAATGAACGCACCGGCGGCGAAAGCATTAAAGAAAGCATGAAGAAAGTGCAGAAGCAAGCCCTGCAACTGCAAATGTTCTCGATAGATGACCCGATCCTGGTAAAGATCCGCGATACGCTCAACAATCTCGATGTAAATACCCTCACCCCGGTAGAAGCCATGATGAAGCTGGATGAAATACAGCGGATGATAAAAAGCTAA